A genomic segment from Methanomicrobia archaeon encodes:
- a CDS encoding YeeE/YedE family protein, with protein sequence MLTRVHEQKNLQLVLGLLIGVIFGFLLQKGGVTDYNVIIGQLLLTDFTVVKIMLAASITGMLGVHLLRSLGLAQLHPKPGSFGASVIGGLLFGIGFGILGYCPGTVAGAVGQGALDALFGGVIGMLIGAGVFAALYPKLQQTILRKGDFGELTLPTLFKVNPWILVIPVAAALTALLWWMEQLGL encoded by the coding sequence ATGTTAACACGAGTGCATGAGCAGAAGAACCTGCAACTGGTGCTTGGACTGCTCATCGGGGTCATATTCGGCTTCCTGCTCCAGAAAGGTGGCGTGACGGACTATAATGTGATCATCGGGCAGTTGTTGCTCACCGATTTCACCGTGGTCAAGATCATGCTCGCGGCCTCGATCACCGGGATGCTGGGTGTGCACCTGCTCCGCAGCCTGGGCCTGGCCCAGCTCCATCCCAAGCCGGGATCGTTTGGTGCTTCGGTCATCGGGGGTCTGCTCTTCGGCATCGGCTTCGGGATCCTTGGCTACTGCCCGGGGACGGTCGCGGGTGCGGTCGGCCAGGGCGCGCTCGACGCGCTCTTTGGCGGCGTCATCGGGATGCTGATCGGCGCGGGCGTCTTTGCCGCGCTCTATCCAAAACTGCAGCAGACGATTTTGCGCAAAGGCGACTTCGGCGAGCTCACCCTGCCAACACTCTTCAAGGTAAACCCCTGGATCCTCGTGATTCCCGTGGCTGCAGCTTTGACCGCGCTATTGTGGTGGATGGAACAGCTCGGGCTGTAA
- a CDS encoding glutaredoxin family protein, which yields MGIKVYTTNVCPNCKLVREFLAAEGEQVEEVDITTAEALTELRMTGVFTMITPVVQIGSRFLTAEVLFDGEVLRKDMLKAALKNEG from the coding sequence ATGGGTATAAAGGTTTACACAACGAACGTTTGTCCGAATTGTAAGCTCGTCAGGGAGTTCCTGGCAGCCGAGGGCGAGCAGGTTGAAGAGGTGGATATCACGACAGCGGAGGCGCTGACCGAGCTGCGGATGACGGGCGTCTTCACGATGATCACCCCCGTCGTGCAGATCGGGTCGCGGTTTCTCACCGCAGAGGTCTTGTTTGACGGTGAGGTATTACGGAAGGATATGCTGAAAGCAGCGTTAAAGAATGAGGGATGA
- the nrdD gene encoding anaerobic ribonucleoside-triphosphate reductase — translation MSMNRLFGIENGSVQTTLDGMRLRFPKVRTSDGHIVEWDREAIVKQLLRETTLGAKFYGKPSIDEETARGIAREAELRIKVMGIAQLSGALVREIVNQILLEEYKEQEWRNVCTRVGTPVYDAHLIDVGEGFEANENANLQENAETSHKKKADKICKEQYLLLLPPKLADLHLSGDLHIHDLEYFGTRGFCQDWDLRYFFYYGLMPDGSGTKASVAGPAKKPEVAILHAVKILGSAQTNFAGGQGFFNFLTFIAPYLEGLSYDEIEQLMQMFVYEMTQMQVARGGQLVFSSVQLTPGVPKIWKDKPVVYKGNVWDGERAPLRTYGEYEREVRLAFEALMNVMLQGDYWGKPFNFPKPEIAIEPFFLTEDEPFNTAHPELPTYSELYDLAFQLTAKYGSPYFDNKIPEYRGAGEGVSCYQCCAYSFKTSPDDVDFKDKMYFRNGAHFTMGGWQVITLNCPRAAYRADHDDERLFAELKRLMDRAVEVLKIKKRWMQQIIESGRMPFATQRPKDPHTGEKGTMAVHLDELVYIIGVAGINEMVQYHYGKQLHEDEGALRLAVHAMTVMELYAKALSQREGMTISFSRTPAETVVQRFAVADLLNQEFRENALSVVKGDSETALARIHETRDLPIYYTNGTHVPPAAKISLAERIEIEHRFFPIVDGGNIMHIFLGEGYPDPRGVKSLAMKIAKNTQTGYFAFTKDLTVCKACAHVSMGLRELCEHCNSDNLDYISRITGYLQAVSGWNAGKRQELKDRMRYGGDEVR, via the coding sequence ATGAGCATGAACCGACTTTTTGGTATCGAGAATGGCTCGGTCCAGACCACGCTGGACGGGATGCGATTACGTTTTCCCAAGGTACGAACCAGCGATGGACATATTGTTGAGTGGGATCGGGAAGCGATCGTGAAGCAGCTTCTCCGTGAGACCACGTTGGGTGCGAAATTCTACGGTAAGCCCTCGATAGACGAGGAGACGGCGCGTGGAATCGCGAGGGAGGCGGAGCTACGGATCAAGGTGATGGGCATCGCGCAGCTCTCTGGCGCGCTCGTGCGCGAGATCGTGAACCAGATCTTGCTGGAAGAGTACAAGGAGCAGGAATGGCGAAACGTCTGCACCCGGGTTGGTACGCCGGTCTACGACGCGCATTTGATCGACGTTGGCGAGGGCTTCGAGGCAAACGAGAACGCTAATCTGCAGGAGAACGCGGAGACCTCGCACAAGAAGAAGGCGGACAAGATCTGCAAGGAGCAGTATCTCTTGTTGTTGCCGCCGAAGCTCGCTGATCTGCACCTCAGCGGCGATCTGCACATCCACGATCTCGAATATTTCGGCACGCGCGGGTTCTGTCAGGACTGGGACCTGCGGTACTTCTTCTATTACGGCCTGATGCCGGATGGCTCGGGCACGAAGGCATCGGTCGCCGGCCCCGCGAAGAAGCCTGAAGTGGCGATCCTGCACGCGGTCAAGATATTAGGGAGCGCGCAGACGAACTTCGCGGGCGGCCAGGGCTTCTTCAATTTCCTCACCTTCATCGCGCCCTACCTGGAGGGCTTATCGTACGATGAGATCGAGCAGTTGATGCAGATGTTCGTCTACGAGATGACGCAGATGCAGGTGGCACGCGGCGGGCAGCTGGTCTTCTCATCGGTACAGCTCACACCCGGTGTGCCGAAGATCTGGAAAGATAAGCCCGTGGTGTACAAGGGTAACGTCTGGGACGGCGAACGGGCGCCGTTGCGAACCTACGGTGAATACGAGCGCGAGGTGCGGCTGGCCTTCGAGGCGCTGATGAACGTGATGCTGCAGGGCGATTACTGGGGCAAGCCGTTCAACTTCCCGAAGCCCGAGATCGCGATCGAGCCGTTCTTCCTGACCGAGGACGAGCCGTTCAATACCGCGCATCCGGAGTTGCCCACGTATTCGGAGCTCTATGACCTGGCGTTCCAGCTGACCGCGAAGTACGGGTCACCGTATTTCGATAATAAGATCCCGGAGTATCGCGGCGCGGGCGAAGGCGTGTCCTGTTACCAGTGCTGCGCGTACAGCTTCAAGACCTCGCCGGACGATGTGGACTTCAAGGACAAGATGTACTTCAGGAACGGCGCGCACTTCACCATGGGCGGCTGGCAGGTGATCACGCTTAACTGCCCACGGGCCGCTTATCGGGCTGATCACGACGACGAGCGGCTGTTTGCGGAGCTGAAGCGCCTGATGGACCGCGCGGTCGAGGTGCTGAAGATCAAGAAGCGGTGGATGCAACAGATCATCGAGAGCGGACGGATGCCGTTCGCAACGCAGCGGCCGAAGGATCCGCACACGGGCGAGAAGGGCACGATGGCCGTTCATCTCGACGAGCTCGTGTATATCATCGGTGTGGCGGGCATCAACGAGATGGTGCAGTACCATTACGGGAAGCAGCTCCACGAGGACGAAGGCGCGTTACGGCTCGCCGTGCACGCGATGACCGTGATGGAGTTGTACGCGAAGGCGCTCTCGCAGCGCGAGGGCATGACGATCAGCTTCTCACGCACGCCCGCGGAGACCGTAGTGCAGCGGTTCGCCGTGGCCGATCTCTTGAACCAGGAGTTCAGGGAGAACGCGTTGAGCGTGGTGAAAGGCGACAGCGAGACCGCACTGGCGCGGATCCACGAGACGCGTGATCTGCCTATTTACTACACCAACGGGACGCACGTACCCCCCGCCGCGAAGATCTCACTGGCTGAGCGGATCGAAATCGAGCACCGGTTCTTCCCCATCGTGGACGGCGGGAACATCATGCACATCTTCCTCGGCGAAGGGTATCCCGATCCACGCGGCGTTAAGAGTCTGGCGATGAAGATCGCAAAGAACACGCAGACGGGCTACTTCGCCTTCACCAAGGATCTGACGGTCTGTAAGGCCTGCGCGCATGTCTCGATGGGGCTGCGAGAGCTGTGTGAGCACTGCAACTCGGACAACCTCGATTACATATCAAGGATAACGGGCTACCTGCAGGCGGTGAGCGGCTGGAACGCGGGCAAGCGCCAGGAATTAAAGGATCGGATGCGCTACGGCGGGGACGAGGTGCGGTAA
- a CDS encoding SLC13 family permease has protein sequence MTPEIILVLAVLVATIILFVTEAFRVDVIAILIMVTLPWLGLLTPLEAFSGLASNAVVAVIAVMILSYGVGRSGVMNRFSRAIISVAGTSERRLIGLVAVAVGLLSSFMQNIGAVALFLPAVMRIAKKMRIPVSRLLMPMGFAGILGGTLTLVGSAPLILLNDLLRQGGQEPFGLFGVTPIGIALLTMGIIYFLTVGKRVFPAGKGGEIISPQQELIETWDLPSTIFHCIIPPESPLIGKTREEAQIWARYTINLLALAEGDELLYAPWRYTRFIVGQELAILGAPRDLERFIADFRLKVTTASTQFEALRRGDGAGFAELIIPPRAPVAGKTMRQLAIRKTYGVEPIMLLSGAREEREDFSDRVLEPGDAMIVHGRWENIKAMADNRTFVLVTPIETESAGASRPLAASLCFLGAITLILLGVPLALGLLSGALAMIILSIVPIDEAYKAVDWRTVFLLAGLIPLGIAMEKTGAASFVATRIISPLQGGHPLVILVAIAALATLFSLFMSNAAATVVLVPLVLIIGEMTQISPRALALLVAVCAANSFVLPTHQVNALLMAPGGYHNADYLKAGGILTIIFIVIAVGLIYLLYV, from the coding sequence ATGACACCTGAAATCATACTCGTGCTGGCGGTGCTCGTGGCCACCATTATCCTCTTTGTGACCGAGGCCTTCCGCGTCGATGTCATCGCCATCTTGATCATGGTCACGCTGCCCTGGCTGGGGCTGCTTACACCTTTGGAAGCGTTCTCAGGCCTTGCAAGCAACGCCGTGGTGGCGGTCATCGCGGTGATGATCCTGAGCTATGGTGTAGGGCGTTCGGGCGTAATGAACCGGTTTAGTCGCGCGATAATCAGCGTGGCGGGCACGAGCGAGAGACGGCTGATCGGACTCGTGGCCGTAGCGGTCGGACTGCTCTCCTCGTTCATGCAGAATATCGGCGCGGTCGCCCTTTTCCTGCCCGCGGTGATGCGAATCGCCAAGAAGATGCGCATACCCGTCTCACGGCTCTTGATGCCGATGGGCTTCGCGGGCATATTGGGCGGCACGCTCACCCTGGTCGGCTCTGCACCGCTGATTCTCCTCAACGATCTCTTACGGCAAGGCGGTCAGGAGCCCTTTGGCCTCTTTGGTGTCACACCCATCGGTATCGCGCTCTTAACTATGGGCATCATCTATTTTCTGACGGTTGGTAAACGGGTATTTCCCGCGGGCAAAGGAGGAGAGATCATCAGCCCGCAGCAGGAATTGATCGAGACCTGGGATCTACCCTCGACCATTTTTCACTGTATCATTCCGCCTGAGAGCCCGCTCATCGGGAAGACGCGCGAGGAAGCTCAGATCTGGGCGCGATACACCATCAACCTCTTAGCGCTCGCGGAGGGCGACGAGCTGCTTTACGCGCCCTGGCGCTACACCCGCTTCATCGTAGGTCAGGAGCTCGCGATACTCGGTGCCCCGCGCGATCTCGAGCGCTTCATCGCCGATTTCCGGTTGAAGGTCACGACGGCGAGCACGCAATTCGAGGCGTTACGGAGAGGCGACGGCGCGGGATTCGCCGAGCTCATCATACCGCCTCGCGCGCCCGTAGCGGGAAAGACGATGCGGCAACTGGCGATCCGGAAGACGTACGGCGTGGAGCCGATAATGCTGCTGAGCGGCGCCCGCGAGGAGCGAGAAGATTTCTCGGATCGTGTTTTAGAGCCTGGTGACGCGATGATCGTCCATGGCCGCTGGGAGAATATCAAAGCGATGGCTGATAACCGCACCTTCGTACTCGTCACACCGATCGAGACCGAGTCAGCGGGGGCATCGCGACCACTCGCGGCGAGCCTCTGCTTTTTAGGCGCCATTACGCTGATTTTATTGGGTGTGCCGCTCGCGCTCGGGCTCCTCTCCGGTGCGCTGGCGATGATCATCCTGAGCATCGTGCCGATCGACGAAGCGTATAAGGCCGTGGACTGGCGCACCGTCTTTCTGCTCGCTGGCTTGATCCCGCTGGGGATCGCGATGGAGAAGACGGGCGCGGCAAGTTTCGTAGCCACCCGTATAATCTCACCGTTACAGGGCGGCCATCCCCTCGTCATTCTGGTCGCCATCGCGGCGCTCGCGACGCTCTTCAGCCTCTTCATGTCCAACGCTGCGGCCACTGTCGTTCTGGTGCCGCTCGTCCTTATCATCGGCGAGATGACTCAGATCAGTCCACGCGCGCTCGCGTTACTCGTTGCTGTCTGTGCCGCCAACTCCTTCGTCCTGCCAACGCATCAGGTAAATGCGTTATTAATGGCTCCCGGCGGCTATCACAACGCCGATTACCTGAAGGCCGGTGGGATACTGACGATCATCTTCATCGTGATCGCCGTCGGGCTCATTTATTTATTGTATGTCTAA
- the tmk gene encoding dTMP kinase has product MTAKEGCFIVIEGLDGAGLSTQSVLLAAYLRSTGNDVLLTKEPTAAPIGKLIKAALNRNPELSLFTLQLLFAADRAEHLKREIEPALEAHKIVISDRYILSSLAFGSVDNDLEFLLALNARFRRPDLTVIIDTPPAVCLDRIERNRENIELFEEEQRLVQVRARYLELRECFEHTVIVNGDHPKDEVAKEIQTVVKHTLFHA; this is encoded by the coding sequence ATGACCGCCAAAGAGGGATGCTTCATCGTTATCGAAGGCCTGGACGGCGCGGGCCTGTCCACGCAGTCCGTACTCCTGGCGGCGTATCTGCGGAGTACCGGCAACGACGTTCTGCTTACCAAGGAGCCCACGGCCGCGCCGATCGGCAAGCTTATCAAGGCGGCGTTAAATCGCAACCCCGAGTTGTCCTTGTTCACGCTGCAGCTGCTCTTCGCTGCGGACCGTGCGGAGCATTTGAAGCGGGAGATCGAGCCCGCGCTTGAAGCCCATAAAATCGTCATCTCCGATCGCTATATACTCTCATCGCTCGCCTTCGGCTCCGTGGACAACGACCTCGAATTCTTGCTCGCGCTCAACGCGCGGTTCAGACGGCCGGATCTCACGGTGATTATCGACACGCCGCCCGCAGTATGTCTAGACCGGATCGAGCGGAACCGGGAGAATATCGAGCTCTTTGAGGAGGAGCAGCGGCTGGTGCAGGTCAGAGCGCGTTATCTTGAGCTGCGAGAGTGCTTTGAACACACCGTCATCGTAAACGGCGATCATCCGAAGGACGAGGTTGCGAAGGAGATCCAAACGGTGGTTAAGCATACGCTCTTTCACGCCTGA
- a CDS encoding MBL fold metallo-hydrolase encodes MIIQQFFVKGLAHSSYLLGGTKTCAIIDPRRDVELYLEAAKGMELDITHILETHLHADFVSGHLELADRTAAQIYAPKSANCAFEHVDVAEGDTFEIENMRLRVLETPGHTPEHISYVVSDSTRGEEPVSVFCGDTLFVGDVGRPDLFPGRARELASKLYESLQEKLLHLPDFCEVYPAHGAGSLCGRMLGSKRTSTIGYERKFNPELQIADREEFISSLTTDMPPAPDHFSRCSEINRRGPTLVRTLPTLAALDPKSFYERSKRDDTIVVGVRGYDSFGCQHVPGAFHIDFAGNFATFAGWVLPPDADILLVTDSSEQAEAATVWLRRVGLDKVIGHLDGGMFEWAKAGLPTSYVRQLSIEAFRQAITGDQKMVLVDVRSPSEFAAYHINGALNIPFADLRTRYTELDPNAPTIVICNTGHRSSLGVSILKQHGFTEVFNVAGGMTGYNAAGYGLECPVCSVPHGPRSFSPKPQDKGEG; translated from the coding sequence ATGATTATTCAGCAGTTTTTTGTTAAGGGACTTGCGCACAGTTCCTATTTGCTTGGCGGAACCAAGACCTGCGCGATCATCGATCCCCGGCGTGATGTTGAGCTCTATCTTGAGGCAGCCAAAGGCATGGAATTGGACATCACGCATATCCTGGAGACGCATCTCCATGCCGACTTCGTCTCCGGACATCTCGAGCTGGCGGATCGAACGGCCGCGCAGATTTATGCGCCGAAATCCGCAAACTGCGCCTTCGAGCATGTTGACGTCGCCGAAGGTGACACGTTCGAGATCGAGAATATGCGACTACGCGTACTGGAAACGCCGGGACATACGCCCGAGCATATCAGTTACGTTGTCTCAGACAGCACGCGGGGTGAGGAGCCGGTGAGTGTCTTCTGTGGCGATACACTCTTCGTCGGCGACGTGGGACGACCGGATCTCTTCCCGGGCAGAGCGCGAGAACTGGCATCGAAGTTGTACGAGAGCCTGCAGGAGAAACTGCTCCACCTGCCGGACTTCTGTGAGGTCTATCCTGCGCACGGTGCCGGCTCGCTCTGCGGTCGTATGCTCGGCTCGAAGCGGACGAGCACCATCGGGTATGAACGGAAGTTTAATCCAGAACTGCAGATCGCGGATCGTGAGGAGTTTATCAGCTCGTTGACCACAGACATGCCTCCGGCCCCCGATCATTTCAGTCGCTGCAGCGAGATCAACCGCCGCGGGCCTACCCTGGTGCGGACCCTGCCGACGCTGGCGGCTTTAGACCCGAAATCATTCTATGAGCGGTCGAAACGGGACGACACCATCGTTGTTGGTGTACGTGGTTATGATTCCTTTGGATGCCAGCATGTGCCCGGAGCGTTTCACATCGACTTCGCGGGCAATTTCGCCACCTTCGCGGGCTGGGTGCTACCACCGGACGCGGATATTCTCCTGGTGACGGACAGCAGCGAGCAGGCCGAAGCGGCCACGGTCTGGCTGAGACGCGTTGGGCTCGACAAGGTCATCGGCCATCTTGACGGCGGGATGTTCGAATGGGCGAAGGCGGGCTTACCGACGAGTTACGTCCGGCAGCTATCGATAGAAGCGTTCCGTCAAGCGATCACCGGCGATCAGAAGATGGTACTTGTTGACGTGCGGTCGCCGAGCGAGTTCGCGGCGTATCATATTAACGGTGCGCTCAACATCCCCTTTGCTGATCTCCGAACCCGGTACACCGAACTTGATCCGAATGCGCCAACGATCGTCATCTGCAATACCGGCCATCGCTCGAGTCTGGGCGTGAGCATTCTGAAGCAGCATGGGTTCACGGAGGTTTTCAACGTTGCCGGCGGCATGACCGGCTACAACGCGGCAGGCTACGGCCTCGAATGCCCGGTCTGCTCCGTGCCTCACGGGCCGCGATCCTTCAGCCCCAAACCACAAGATAAGGGGGAGGGATGA
- a CDS encoding DNA polymerase IV, whose product MKVILHVDMDSFFSAVEMREQPELRGKPVVVGGRIPPKAELETGAAVDKRRIRGVVSTCSYEAREFGVHSAMPLSQAYQLCPDAIFLPVNMALYNAASQQVMRILRAFADRFEQVSIDEAYLDISSRVHDWQEARAYAQRIKQEIADKAGLSCSLGIAPNKIVAKIASDFEKPDGLTVVDSGNAATFLAPLPVKKIPGVGPKTAATLNQMGIATIHELAIRDVQELVARFGKYGWRLHQVAHGIDERDVEEKRARKSLSRETTLEEHTSNPELLNRCIDALAERVHEHLVREGFGFKTVAIKVKFDDFSVHTRAKTFRALHTDCATIAKTAKELLRDFIGESAGEKRVRLIGVRVSTLGMLDAKQRRFA is encoded by the coding sequence ATGAAGGTCATATTGCACGTGGACATGGACAGTTTCTTCTCGGCCGTTGAGATGCGTGAGCAGCCGGAGCTGCGAGGTAAACCGGTCGTCGTGGGTGGCCGAATCCCGCCAAAGGCCGAGCTCGAGACTGGAGCAGCAGTGGATAAGCGGCGAATACGCGGCGTCGTGAGCACCTGCTCGTACGAGGCACGCGAATTCGGTGTCCACTCGGCGATGCCGCTGTCACAGGCATACCAGCTCTGTCCCGACGCGATCTTCCTGCCGGTGAATATGGCGCTGTATAATGCGGCGTCACAGCAGGTCATGCGTATTCTGCGGGCCTTCGCCGATAGATTCGAGCAGGTGAGCATTGACGAGGCCTATCTCGATATCAGCTCCCGTGTCCACGACTGGCAGGAGGCGCGCGCGTACGCACAGCGGATCAAGCAAGAGATCGCGGATAAGGCGGGACTCAGCTGCTCCCTCGGCATCGCGCCCAACAAGATCGTGGCAAAGATCGCCTCGGATTTCGAGAAGCCAGATGGGCTCACGGTTGTGGACTCGGGAAATGCAGCTACGTTCTTAGCGCCCCTGCCGGTGAAGAAGATTCCGGGCGTGGGCCCCAAAACGGCCGCAACGCTGAACCAAATGGGGATCGCAACGATTCACGAGCTGGCGATACGAGATGTGCAAGAACTTGTGGCACGATTCGGCAAGTATGGCTGGCGGCTGCATCAGGTGGCGCACGGCATCGACGAGCGTGACGTGGAAGAGAAGCGGGCGCGCAAATCGTTGAGCCGTGAGACGACGCTTGAGGAGCATACGAGCAATCCTGAGCTGCTCAATCGCTGCATTGATGCGTTAGCAGAACGCGTTCATGAGCACCTGGTGCGAGAGGGGTTTGGCTTCAAGACGGTCGCGATTAAGGTCAAGTTCGACGATTTCTCGGTACATACGCGTGCAAAGACGTTCCGAGCGCTCCATACCGATTGTGCTACGATCGCGAAGACCGCGAAGGAACTGCTCAGGGATTTTATCGGCGAGAGCGCAGGCGAGAAGCGGGTACGGCTAATCGGCGTTCGCGTCTCGACCCTGGGCATGCTCGACGCGAAGCAGCGGCGGTTTGCATAA
- a CDS encoding DUF1622 domain-containing protein — translation MDIFYFLYTGIGLIGMGVIVWGVLLIFSRVLRLEFTRLRGRAICREREALRHQLGSYLLLGLEFLIAADIIRTITDPTLEEMAILGGIVLIRTVLSYFLDHELAASYPCVERTREEA, via the coding sequence ATGGACATCTTCTATTTCCTCTACACGGGTATCGGACTCATTGGCATGGGGGTCATCGTCTGGGGCGTTCTGCTCATCTTCAGCAGAGTGTTACGGCTCGAATTTACCCGGTTGCGAGGCAGAGCGATCTGCAGGGAGCGCGAAGCACTCCGTCATCAGCTCGGGTCGTATCTTCTGCTCGGGTTGGAGTTCCTCATCGCCGCGGATATCATTCGGACCATCACCGATCCAACACTGGAAGAGATGGCTATCCTGGGCGGGATCGTGCTCATCAGAACGGTGCTCAGCTATTTCCTAGACCATGAGCTGGCTGCGTCCTACCCGTGCGTGGAGCGTACCCGTGAGGAGGCTTAA